GGATCTCGCGTTCGGGCACGGCCATCACATCGCGCGACAGCACGACGAGATCCGCGATCTTGCCGGCCTCGAGCGATCCCAGGTCCTTCTCCATGTGCGCCGCGTAGGCGGCATCGATCGTGAACGACTTGAGCGCTTCTTCACGCGACAGGCGCTGCCCGGGCATCCAGCCGCCGGCCGGGTGTCCCCGGGGATCCTGCCGCGTGATGGCGGCATACAGGCCGAGCATGGGATTGGGTTCTTCGACGGGAAAGTCCGAGCCGTTGGCCAGGACGGCGCCAGACCTCATCAGCTTCCGCCACACGTACGCCCCTTCCGCGGTGCGCTCGGGCCCGATGCGTGTCGGCACCCAGGGCATGTCGGACGTGGCGTGCGTGGACTGCATCGAGGCGATCACGTTCAGCTTCGCGAATCGTGGAATGTCCTGGGCGTCGAGGATTTGCGCGTGCTCGTCGCGCATCCGCAGCGCGCGCGCGCCCGGGACCTCCGACTGCACGCGCTCGAAGACGTCGAGCACCTCGCGGTTCGCGCGGTCGCCGATCGCATGGATGCACGTCTGGAAGCCGGCCTTCGAGGCTTCCAGCGTCTGCTGGTAGACCTCTTCGGGCGGCGTGGTCAGCAGGCCGCGCGTCTCGGGGCGATCGCTGTACGGCTCGAGCAGCGCCGCCCCGTACGATCCCAGCGCGCCATCAGCCGAAATCTTGATGGCGCGTACCGTGAGGTGGCCCTTTCCATAGTTGACGATCGGGCCGCGGTTGAAATACGGGCGCAGCCGCTCGAGCCGATCGCGGAGCATCACGTACAGCCGCGTCTGAAGGCGGCCGTCATCGACGAGCTGTTCATACGCCTCGACCAGGTCGCCGGAGACC
This portion of the Acidobacteriota bacterium genome encodes:
- a CDS encoding amidohydrolase translates to MRTHVAALLVLALAGASAGAQPSSPAAPQAPADLILHNARIYTVDAARPRAEGIAIRGDRILRVGSSADALALRGPATRIFDLRGATIVPGLQDAHGHFTGLGQSLQRLDFRGTTSYDQIVEMVREAAAQSRPGEWILGRAWDQNDWTDKAFPTAGKLDAAAPANPVYLTRVDGHAGLANRRALALGGVTRGTPDPPGGEIIRDKEGNPTGVLIDTAQRLVAQKIPAPSREQTIDAILRADRECRRLGLTMVHDAGVSGDLVEAYEQLVDDGRLQTRLYVMLRDRLERLRPYFNRGPIVNYGKGHLTVRAIKISADGALGSYGAALLEPYSDRPETRGLLTTPPEEVYQQTLEASKAGFQTCIHAIGDRANREVLDVFERVQSEVPGARALRMRDEHAQILDAQDIPRFAKLNVIASMQSTHATSDMPWVPTRIGPERTAEGAYVWRKLMRSGAVLANGSDFPVEEPNPMLGLYAAITRQDPRGHPAGGWMPGQRLSREEALKSFTIDAAYAAHMEKDLGSLEAGKIADLVVLSRDVMAVPEREILTTTVLKTIIGGRIVYDAGATPAGGAGAPE